A window from Culex pipiens pallens isolate TS chromosome 3, TS_CPP_V2, whole genome shotgun sequence encodes these proteins:
- the LOC120416575 gene encoding armadillo repeat-containing protein 6 homolog, which yields MAKVITQETFDDVVKENIIEFSMSVEESRTETVQQFEAQGINLANIIQDLNVNPETGVPLLNEAVEYLRSTELTSAANKEQICGHLAIVVEECKLSVPHRVLAAKLGAYELIVGTLEKETALDKEVLAKLVAAANAIINKQPDVFSSKSLEVAIRLLQSESGDDAVTCDLLRWLQKACILHEMNRQTIMDDGRVVKQFKRLIENNDSEVVKQACALFRFLILDDDIRVEFGKAHEHARTMANEMLPDITKLLFKFNSNQDLISDLFLTIASLTVRNEFCQVVEEAGGLKFIMDAMVEFPDSIKLLREACKLLKALAGNDTVKLHIIQQGAAPLLESCLNRYKDNETFARHALACVTALALREKNNAQALFETGIAETIVQTMKIHAASKVIQRNGAWAIRNMVSRSREQCDAFLTHGAEDVLNAALTDHPSIAHDVKSALRDLGCKVHLNEEWKAHSDIQIQNEEVAA from the exons ATGGCCAAGGTAATCACTCAGGAGACCTTTGACGACGTGGTCAAGGAGAATATCATTGAATTTTCCATGTCGGTGGAGGAATCCCGAACGGAAACGGTCCAACAGTTCGAGGCCCAGGGCATTAATCTGGCCAACATCATCCAAGATCTGAACGTAAACCCGGAAACGGGCGTTCCGCTGCTGAACGAAGCGGTCGAATATCTGCGGTCCACCGAGCTGACCTCTGCTGCGAACAAGGAGCAGATTTGTGGCCATCTGGCCATCGTCGTGGAGGAGTGCAAGTTG TCGGTGCCTCACCGCGTGTTGGCGGCCAAGCTGGGCGCTTATGAGCTAATTGTGGGCACGCTCGAAAAGGAAACTGCCCTGGATAAGGAGGTGCTGGCGAAGCTGGTGGCGGCCGCGAATGCAATCATCAACAAGCAGCCGGACGTTTTCAGCAGCAAGTCGCTTGAGGTTGCGATTAG ATTGTTGCAATCTGAGTCCGGTGACGATGCCGTCACGTGCGATTTGCTACGATGGCTCCAGAAGGCTTGCATTCTGCACGAGATGAACCGCCAGACGATCATGGACGATGGCCGCGTGGTGAAACAGTTCAAGCGTCTTATCGAGAACAATGATTCTGAGGTGGTGAAGCAGGCGTGCGCACTGTTCCGCTTTCTCATCCTGGACGATGACATTCGGGTGGAGTTTGGCAAGGCCCACGAGCATGCCCGAACGATGGCTAACGAAATGCTGCCGGACATTACCAAGTTGCTGTTCA AGTTCAACTCGAACCAGGACCTCATCAGCGACCTCTTTCTCACCATCGCTTCCCTCACGGTCCGCAACGAGTTCTGCCAGGTGGTCGAGGAGGCCGGCGGTCTCAAGTTCATCATGGACGCCATGGTCGAGTTCCCCGACTCGATCAAACTGCTGCGCGAGGCCTGCAAACTGCTGAAAGCCCTCGCCGGAAACGACACCGTCAAGCTGCACATCATCCAGCAAGGAGCCGCCCCCCTGCTCGAGTCTTGCCTGAATCGCTACAAGGACAACGAAACGTTCGCGCGGCACGCCCTAGCTTGCGTGACCGCACTGGCCTTGCGCGAAAAGAACAACGCCCAGGCCCTGTTCGAAACCGGAATCGCCGAAACGATCGTTCAGACGATGAAGATCCACGCGGCCAGCAAGGTCATCCAGCGGAACGGGGCATGGGCGATTCGGAACATGGTGTCGCGGTCCCGCGAGCAGTGCGACGCGTTCCTGACCCACGGCGCCGAGGATGTGCTCAACGCGGCTCTGACCGATCATCCCTCGATTGCGCACGACGTCAAGTCGGCGTTGCGTGACCTCGGCTGTAAGGTGCACTTGAATGAAGAGTGGAAGGCGCACTCGGATATTCAGATCCAGAACGAGGAGGTGGCAGCTTGA